Part of the Streptomyces sp. NBC_01471 genome is shown below.
CGCGGCTCTTCTGACACTGCAGGACCAAAACATGATGGGGCGAGGAGCTGTCGGATTCGACCTGCAAGACATCGCATGGGGCGCAACTCCGCGGAGTCGGGCCCGGTCGAAGGACTTCGTGCTGCGCGCCACCGCGCTTGCGTTGAGCCGCCATCGCTGGAACGAGCTGGGTTACGAACCTCCCTTCGCCCGTCGCTATCTGAGCCAGTTCAAAGCCATGGTCGAGGCATTTCCAACGGCCGGCGACACCCATCTCGTCGGAGCCTTCCCCGGACCGGACGAACGCGCGATGGCCTCATGCTCACAACACCGGATCCTTAGCGCGCTCCCGCACTGGGAGGGCTGCTTCCTCTGCACCACGCCATGACAAAAGCGACCCCGACTCTGGAGTCGGGTCGCTTAGAAGTTGTCTCATTTGGTGAGTATGCGGTAGCAGATGAGGGTGCAGGCGATGCTGGTGAAGGCGAGGAAGTGGTCGGCCTTGCGTTCGTAGCGGCGGTGGAGGCGGCGGCATCCGGCGAGCCAGGACATGGTGCGTTCCACGGTCCAGCGGTGGCGGCCCAGCCGTTGCGAGGACTCGACTCCCTTGCGGGCGATGCGGTGGGTGATGCCGCGCTCGCGTAACCATCGCCGCAGGTGGGCGTAGTCGTAGCCCTTGTCGGCGTGAAGTTTGCCGGGCTTACGCCGTCGCCGGCCGCAGCGCGAGCGGATCGGCGGGATGCCCTTCACGAGTGGGATCAGGGCCTGGCTGTCGTGCAGGTTGGCTCCGGAAATGCCGACGGATATGGGCAGACCCGGCCGTTCCGTGATCAGGTGGATCTTCGAGCCGTACTTGCCCCGGTCGACAGGATTCGGACCCGCCAGATCCCCCTTTTCAGGGCCCTCATGTTCACCGAGTCGATCGCGCAACGCGACCAGTCCAACTCGCCGCGCGCACCGAGTTCGTCGAGGACCAGGCGGTGGAGCTTGGCCCACACCCTGGCCTTCGACCACTCCGAGAACCGCCGGTGGGCAGTCGCTCCGGACGGGCCGAACGACGCCGAAGGCAACTGCTGCCAGGCACAACCCGACGTGGCCACGAAGACGATCGCGGCCAGCACTTCCCGGTCGCCGTGCCGACGCCGACCACCGCCCTGCGGCCGCGACGGCGCCTCCGGCACCACCCGCTGGAACAACCCCCACAACTCGTCCGGCACCAGCCGCTCAACGATCCCCACCATGACTCACAGAATACCGAGTCACCCCAATGAGATGACTTCTTAGGCTGGGCCCTCGGGCGTCTCACCCTTCGGTGTGAACGGGCTCGGCAGCAGGTTGCCGTCCAGCTTTCACCGACTCCTTGCCGCCTTCACCTTCGACAGGTTCACGTGGCTGAGGTCGACCAGCCAGGAGCCGGGCAGTTTCGGGTCGAACACCGGGTTCGTGACGTGCGTCGCCTCGCCCAGGCCGACCGGGAGGCCGGGGCGGTAGCGGGCGGTCAGCGTGAGGATGTACGCGTTGCCGGTGCGGGTGAGCGCGGTGCTGGTGTCGATGTTGAGCGGCCGGAAGGAGGGCTGTTCGAGGACCGCGCAGATGAAGTGCGGGTGGTTGCCGAGCGCGGCCGTGACGGCGTCCCAGGCGTAGGCCGCCCGCTCAGCGTCGAGGTCCGGCGTCGCGGAACCAGACCGTCTCGTCGCCGGGCGCGGCTTCGCAGGGCGGCAAGCCGGCGTGCGATTGACCGGCCATATCTCCCCATCGACAGCTCGCCTCAAGCGCCCCCGTACGAACCGGTCCACGAGCACCGACAGGTGGCGCACCGCGCAGAAGCCAAGCCGAGGCCTGTCCGGGTGTGATGCATAGGGCATGAAGGTCATCGAGCCGCTGCGTCGGCTCGGCGCGAGGGCGGGGGCGGGCGTGGCGCAGTCCGCAGGTTGCGTACCCCTCACCCATGTCGGGCAGAGACCGTGTCCGGGGCTGGGATCTCGTGGCGGAACACTGGGCCGAGATTGAACCAGCTTTCCAGAACGCGTAGTTGCGTACGTTGAGCCTCCATTAATCAATAGTACAGAAGTGATTTTTACGTGAAGGATTCGCCAAGTTTGTGTCAAGCATGGTTATATTTCGCCGCTAACGATCAAGCGCGCTGTCGCCGGGGGGCACGTCCGAAGGCGGCGTGGCGCGCTCTTGGGGAGAACCACGATGAAGAACACATTGCGTGCCAGCGGCATCGCGATGCTGACCGCCGGAGCGGTCTTGCTGGCCACGCCGAACGTCGCCGTAGCGGCGGGGCAACCTGCGGCGGACGACTCGGCCAGCGCGAGAGCCGGGGAAGCTCTCTCCTCTCTCGCGGAGTCAGTGGAGGCGCTGCAGGCCCATCCGATTTCGGAGGCGGAGAGCGTCGAAGCGGCGATGACGTCCGCGAAGGTGCAGGACCGGCAAGTAGAGGTCCTGCAGATGCGGACGGAGACCGACACCGTCTACGCCAATCCGGATGGGACCCTGACGCGTCAGACCGCTGCGGGGCCCGTCCGGATGATCCAGGACGGTCGCTGGGTGGACGTGGATGTCGACCTGCGGCGGGAGTCCGATGGCGATGTGGTCGCCAAGGCACACCCGGAAGGTCTCAGGCTCGCGGGCAAGGGGGGTTCCCTGTCGCGCTCGCTGAAGGCCGCGGCGGCGGCCCCGCAGGATTCGGCAAGGGATTTGGTCTCGTTGGGCAGTGGCGCATCGCGTATCGCGGTGCAGTGGAAGGGCGAGCTGCCCACTCCCGAGCTGTCGGGAAACACCGCGACCTATGCGAACGCCGTTCCCGGCGGTGACCTGATCGTCGAAGCGACCCGCACCGGCTTCGAGCAGTACCTGAAACTGCGCCAGGCGCCGCGGGACGGCGCCCCCCTCTCGCTTCCGATCGTTCTGCCCGACGGCATGAATGCGATAGCCAACGCCGGCGGCGGCATCGACTTCGTGGGCGATTCAGGGGAGATCATTGCCGTCATGCCTGCCCCGACCATGTGGGACGCGCAGGTCGATCCTCGCTCCGGTGAACACACCAACCGGCGCAAGGTGGCCATGGAGGTCACCCAGTCCGGGAACGTCGCACAGCTCACGCTGCGACCCGACACGCAGTGGCTGACCGACACGGCAACCCAGTACCCCGTCACCATCGATCCCGCGACGGACGCACTCGATGTCCTCTTCGACACGTTCGTGCAGGGCGGTGACACAACGGACCAGTCCGCGAACACCGATCTGAAGGTCGGCTGGCCAGGTGACTACGAGGGCAGCACCAAGCGCGTCGCCCGGTCGTTCCTCACCTTCCGCACGGAGAACTTCTCCGATGCCCTGGTCTCCAAGGCGTCCCTGAAGCTGTGGAACTACCACTCCTGGTCGTGCGAGAAGCGCGGCTGGGAAGTGTGGGCCTCTGGAGCAGCGGACAAGAACACTCGCTGGACCAAGCAGCCGCAGCTCCTGGAGAAGACCGCCACCTCCACGGATACCAAGTCAGCAACCTGCAACAACGCCGGATGGGCCACCGCCGACATCACCAGGCTGGCTCAGACGTGGGCCTCGGCCAAAGCCGAGACCGGTTCCGTCGCGCTCAAGGCCGCTGATGAGTCCGACACGTACGCCTGGAAGCGGTTCTACTCGGCCAACGCCACCAACCAGGACCAGATCCCGACGCTGGAGGTGACATACAACTACCGTCCCCTCAACGGCGCCAACCTGCAGGCAGGTGCCCCGTTCATCTCCAGCGGCGGCATCTTCAAGGTGAACACCACCACGCCGGTCCTTCGATACTCGACCGTCGACCCCAACGGCGAGGACGAGATCACCGGCACCTACGAGATCACGGACACGGCCACGGGCAAGGTCGTGGTGATGTTCAACGCCGCTCCTGCTCCCGCCAACAGCACCTCGCAGGTGACAGTCCCCGCCGGCAAGCTGACCACGGGCAAGACCTACAGCTTCCGCACCACCAGCTACGACGGCACCCACTACGCCAACGGCTGGTCGGACCCGGTGCGCTTCACCGTGGACACTTCGTGGAAGCCTACGGCCGCCGAGAACGCGCTGGGGCTTGCGAACACCCATTCCGACGCCGCCGACATCACCGCGGCAACGTCCTCGGACTCCACCTACGCCTCCATCGCGGTGACCGAGGAGAACGTCGTCTCCGTTCCCTGGGACGGCCAGAACAACGCCATCAACGTCCAGAACGAACTGATGCCTAACAAGCTGACCATCCCCGTGGCCAGCACCAAGGGCACCCAGGTCGGCGGAAATGTCGTCTACACCTCTTCCGGCCCCGTGGACACCGTGGTCCAGCCCACCGCCGACGGTGCCTCCCGCACCCTGGACATCCTCAAGAACAGCAGCGCCCCACACGACTACGAAACCGACTTCACCATCCCTTCCGGGATGTCCGCCGTCACCCACGACGACGGATCCGTCTCGCTCTACGCCCTGGGCGACCAGGACGCCGAGAAGGCTCCCACCACGGACGCCGCTGGGTTCTTCGACGCCCCCTGGGCCAAGGACGCCAAGGGCAACGACATCCCCACCAGCTACAAGGTTGTCGGCAACAAGCTGGTGCAGCACGTTGAATTCGACGCCAAGAGCGCCTTCCCCATCGTGATCGACCCCTCGTGGTGGTCGACAACCAAGAAGATCATCAAGTGCTCCGCGGCTGTTGCCGGGTTCATCTTCACTTTCACGCCGGCCGGAAGCTCCAAGCGCGTCATCACAGCCGTCAAGCTGATCAAGAAGATCGGTGTCAAGAAGGCCGCAAAGCTCATCCAGACCTACGCCAAGCGACGCAAACTGACCTCCGCCCACCGCAAGGCAGTGGCCGCCCTGCTCGGAATCCCCGCCGTCAAAAAGGCCTGCAAGTTCTGATTGGTAGAGCACTAGTGATCGCCATAGCAACCGCCGTCGCGCAGATCATCGTGATCCTGCTGCACCGCAAGCGGACCTACGCAACAGCCAGAACCACTACGACACCCTGGGCCTACATGGCCGCATGCCTGATTGCCTGCGCGGCAGGATGGCTCATCATCGGGCGACCCGCCATCGGGTGGGGAGACCTCTTCCTCACCCTCATGTTCGGGGTACTGCTCGGCTCGGAGACCGCAAAGGCGGTCGAAGAACTCTCCACCCGCCGCTGGGCAGCCTGGACAGCGGCTTGCGTCTCCGGCATCGGCTCGGCCACCTGGCTCTCCCAGAGCCCCTGGCCCTTCACCTGACCCAGAGAACAACTTCCGCTACCACTTCCACTCATCTCACCCCCAGGTGGAATGAGCATGTGTCACGCACGACGGCCAGCGACGACGGCCTCGTGAACGAGGGCCCGGGACCATCAAGGCCCCCGGGCCCTCACGCACGACCAACCTGCGCGCGGCTGTGTGCCTGTGGCTGCGCCGCTTCTACTCCTGTGCGGGGCAGGGTTTCTCTGTGCCCGGAGGCCTACAAACCCGGCACGAAGTGCGAGCACGGCTACTAGGGGTTCAGCCAAGGTGCCTGTAAAAGGGGCCATGACGTGATCTTGGACTTCTGGCTGGCCTTCTCGCCGCCCGGCCTGCTGTCATCTACCACCGCCCGGTGTTGTCTGTCCCGGGTATGGCGGTTTCGATCTTCGGTCTAACTGATCGTTTCAGAATGAAGTCTCATGTACCCCTTGGCAGTTGGGTGATGTGTCGGCAGGATCTGTTGGGTGTCTGCTGATCTTGTGTCTGATGACCTGTGGGAACGTGTGTCTCCGCTGCTGCCGGTTCGTGCGCCGCGTCGGCACCGCTACCCGGGGCGGTTGCCTGCCGATGACCGTGCTGCTCTGCGTGGGATCGTTTACGTGCTGCGCAAGAGTGTGAGCTGGCGAGACGTCCCCGCTGAGCTGGTCGGGTGCAGTGGGGTGACGGCCCGGCGTCGTCTGCGGGACTGGACCGAGGCCGGTGTGTGGCCCCGTCTGCACGAAGTCCTGCCGGCAGAACTTCGTGGAGAGGGACTGCTGGAGATGGACGACGCGGCGATCGATGCCTCGCACGTCAGGGCCCTCAAAGGGGGGCTCACACCGGACCTTCGCCGGTTGACCGAGCGCGGCCGGGCAGCAAGCACCACCTCATCGTCGACCGGAACGGAACTCCGATCGCTGTCTCTCTGACCAGCGGAAACCGTCACGACGTCACTCAGCTCATGCCCCTGCTGGACGCGATGCCCCGTATCCGTGGTCTGCGCGGCCGGCACCGGCCCCGGCGGCTGTTCGCCGACCGCGGCTACGACTACGACAAGTACCGCCGTCTCATCCGAGCCCGCGGCATCACACCCAAGATCGCCCGCCGTGGAGCCCCG
Proteins encoded:
- a CDS encoding IS5 family transposase (programmed frameshift) encodes the protein MVGIVERLVPDELWGLFQRVVPEAPSRPQGGGRRRHGDREVLAAIVFVATSGCAWQQLPSASFGPSGATAHRRFSEWSKARVWAKLHRLVLDELGARGELDWSRCAIDSVNMRALKKGDLAGPNPVDRGKYGSKIHLITERPGLPISVGISGANLHDSQALIPLVKGIPPIRSRCGRRRRKPGKLHADKGYDYAHLRRWLRERGITHRIARKGVESSQRLGRHRWTVERTMSWLAGCRRLHRRYERKADHFLAFTSIACTLICYRILTK
- a CDS encoding DNRLRE domain-containing protein, which gives rise to MKNTLRASGIAMLTAGAVLLATPNVAVAAGQPAADDSASARAGEALSSLAESVEALQAHPISEAESVEAAMTSAKVQDRQVEVLQMRTETDTVYANPDGTLTRQTAAGPVRMIQDGRWVDVDVDLRRESDGDVVAKAHPEGLRLAGKGGSLSRSLKAAAAAPQDSARDLVSLGSGASRIAVQWKGELPTPELSGNTATYANAVPGGDLIVEATRTGFEQYLKLRQAPRDGAPLSLPIVLPDGMNAIANAGGGIDFVGDSGEIIAVMPAPTMWDAQVDPRSGEHTNRRKVAMEVTQSGNVAQLTLRPDTQWLTDTATQYPVTIDPATDALDVLFDTFVQGGDTTDQSANTDLKVGWPGDYEGSTKRVARSFLTFRTENFSDALVSKASLKLWNYHSWSCEKRGWEVWASGAADKNTRWTKQPQLLEKTATSTDTKSATCNNAGWATADITRLAQTWASAKAETGSVALKAADESDTYAWKRFYSANATNQDQIPTLEVTYNYRPLNGANLQAGAPFISSGGIFKVNTTTPVLRYSTVDPNGEDEITGTYEITDTATGKVVVMFNAAPAPANSTSQVTVPAGKLTTGKTYSFRTTSYDGTHYANGWSDPVRFTVDTSWKPTAAENALGLANTHSDAADITAATSSDSTYASIAVTEENVVSVPWDGQNNAINVQNELMPNKLTIPVASTKGTQVGGNVVYTSSGPVDTVVQPTADGASRTLDILKNSSAPHDYETDFTIPSGMSAVTHDDGSVSLYALGDQDAEKAPTTDAAGFFDAPWAKDAKGNDIPTSYKVVGNKLVQHVEFDAKSAFPIVIDPSWWSTTKKIIKCSAAVAGFIFTFTPAGSSKRVITAVKLIKKIGVKKAAKLIQTYAKRRKLTSAHRKAVAALLGIPAVKKACKF
- a CDS encoding IS5 family transposase (programmed frameshift), translating into MSADLVSDDLWERVSPLLPVRAPRRHRYPGRLPADDRAALRGIVYVLRKSVSWRDVPAELVGCSGVTARRRLRDWTEAGVWPRLHEVLPAELRGEGLLEMDDAAIDASHVRALKRGAHTGPSPVDRARPGSKHHLIVDRNGTPIAVSLTSGNRHDVTQLMPLLDAMPRIRGLRGRHRPRRLFADRGYDYDKYRRLIRARGITPKIARRGAPHGSGLGKTRWVVERTFAWLHQFKRLRIRYEIRADLHLGLLQLACSIICLRRLRTSF